The following coding sequences are from one Deltaproteobacteria bacterium window:
- a CDS encoding response regulator → MKTILLADDEANLRMLARITLDDPMYRILEAEDGLAALKLARNERPDLLVLDWMMPGLSGIEVARLLHQDPETAHIPVIMLTARGQEADRAQGRDIGVHAHLVKPFSPLDLLQKIQDVWKTQHEFLGQLPTSPSATDLLEPTVEIQQQLNMSSSQLALYVRDLRQSAAAAYSKAQELSEKAEELSEANSRLQILDRLKIDFLAFISHELRTPLNTISAVDILDPQADPKDQREVIAIIRRGYERLHQFIEKGLEYFNWLAASRADLTVSTDLARAVTYVIRQLPAFDASQGEFSVAGLDTSCHVRGAITHWISIIQTLLDNAIKFSHSPQHIQVHLQSFNGQAVLTVTDQGQGFPPELAREVFRPFTIANTRNHSRGSGLSLSLASVITEAYGGTIQATSPGPGKGATFTVSVPLLSS, encoded by the coding sequence ATGAAAACTATTCTCCTTGCGGATGACGAAGCAAACCTGCGGATGCTCGCTCGCATTACGCTTGATGACCCTATGTATCGTATTCTTGAGGCCGAGGATGGGCTTGCGGCCCTGAAATTGGCACGCAATGAACGACCTGACCTGCTCGTGCTTGATTGGATGATGCCTGGACTCTCAGGCATAGAAGTCGCCCGCCTTCTCCACCAAGACCCAGAAACCGCTCATATTCCGGTCATCATGCTGACGGCGAGAGGACAAGAAGCCGACCGTGCACAAGGACGGGATATTGGCGTACACGCGCATCTCGTCAAACCCTTTAGTCCTCTGGACCTGCTGCAGAAAATCCAGGACGTGTGGAAAACTCAGCATGAGTTCCTAGGACAGTTACCCACGTCTCCATCCGCAACCGATCTTTTAGAGCCAACCGTCGAGATTCAGCAACAACTGAACATGTCGAGTTCTCAACTCGCATTATATGTCCGTGATCTGCGCCAGAGCGCTGCTGCAGCCTACAGCAAGGCACAAGAACTCTCTGAGAAAGCCGAGGAACTCTCTGAGGCAAACTCTCGCTTACAGATTCTCGATCGGCTAAAGATCGATTTTCTCGCATTTATCTCACATGAGCTGCGAACACCGCTCAATACGATCAGTGCAGTCGATATTCTCGATCCACAAGCTGACCCGAAAGACCAACGTGAAGTGATTGCTATCATTCGTCGCGGCTACGAACGGTTACATCAGTTTATTGAAAAGGGTCTTGAGTATTTCAATTGGCTCGCGGCAAGTCGAGCGGATCTTACCGTTTCCACTGACCTTGCTCGCGCCGTGACGTATGTTATTCGCCAGCTCCCAGCGTTCGACGCTTCCCAAGGTGAGTTTTCTGTTGCTGGCCTCGACACGTCCTGTCACGTTCGGGGAGCCATAACCCACTGGATCAGTATCATACAGACATTGCTTGATAACGCGATCAAATTTTCTCACTCCCCTCAGCATATTCAGGTGCACTTACAATCGTTCAATGGACAGGCGGTGCTTACCGTCACAGATCAAGGACAAGGATTTCCTCCTGAACTCGCCCGTGAAGTGTTTCGTCCGTTCACGATTGCGAATACGCGAAATCATTCTCGTGGTTCTGGTTTGAGCCTTTCCCTTGCCAGTGTCATAACCGAAGCGTACGGAGGAACGATTCAGGCAACAAGCCCTGGCCCTGGCAAAGGGGCCACGTTTACTGTCAGCGTTCCACTCCTCTCGTCGTAA
- a CDS encoding HD domain-containing protein, translated as MERLSHYTKIIAQHLGLPAPEADLIAAAAPMHDVGKIGVPDVILLKMGPLDDDEWKVMRNHAALGASLLKGAPSPLLELAGQIALTHHERWNGSGYPQGLCGEDIPLAGRIVMLADQYDALRSRRPYKAAFTHEQTCDIILQGDGRTMPEHFDPQLLAVFREVHSKLQTIYGQLSD; from the coding sequence ATTGAACGCCTCAGCCATTACACCAAAATCATAGCACAGCACTTGGGACTGCCTGCACCCGAAGCTGACCTGATAGCGGCAGCAGCCCCCATGCATGATGTGGGGAAAATCGGTGTCCCTGACGTCATTCTGCTGAAAATGGGACCGCTTGATGATGACGAATGGAAAGTCATGCGCAATCATGCGGCACTTGGCGCCAGCCTTCTTAAAGGTGCGCCCTCTCCGCTCTTAGAACTCGCAGGCCAAATTGCCTTAACCCACCATGAGCGATGGAACGGCTCTGGCTATCCGCAAGGGCTGTGCGGCGAAGACATTCCTCTAGCTGGGCGGATTGTGATGTTAGCCGACCAGTATGACGCCCTGCGCAGCAGACGGCCCTACAAAGCGGCATTCACACATGAACAGACCTGCGACATCATCTTGCAGGGTGATGGCCGGACCATGCCAGAGCACTTTGATCCGCAACTCTTGGCGGTCTTCCGCGAAGTCCATTCGAAATTGCAGACGATTTACGGCCAGTTGAGCGACTAA
- a CDS encoding CoA transferase, producing MAGCLTGIRVLDFSIVVQGPQCAVMLADLGADVIKVEQRRSGDIARGIPISTSDRRSGYFYALNRGKRSVTLDITRPQGLAIAHKLLEKADVMMSSFRPGVLDRLGLGYEACVAINPRLIYATASALGPKGPDAERPGVDLVAQAMGGLISTIGQDNEFPSPVGAVIGDSAGGQNLCIGILAALFARTHTGRGQRVDASLIGGQIWAQAGELSYQLLGGVTPGRANRGHAALPILYRVFRTADGYMVIAGVNDNEWPAFVRAIERPELEHDPRFANLQLRAVNMAALLAVLDPLFATRRTAEWCKRMKAADQRFGPVNSYADVANYDQLYANGYLRIVNHPEWGPTKSIGNPISLSETPAAPGDWAPELGQHTEEVLVDAGYTWDQIEQLRTQEII from the coding sequence ATGGCTGGTTGCCTGACAGGTATCCGCGTGCTCGATTTTTCGATTGTCGTGCAAGGTCCGCAGTGTGCCGTCATGTTGGCCGACCTCGGCGCTGATGTGATCAAGGTTGAACAACGTAGGTCTGGTGATATTGCCCGCGGTATTCCTATCTCTACCAGTGATCGACGCAGTGGGTACTTTTATGCCCTCAATCGCGGCAAGCGCAGCGTGACCCTCGACATCACTCGCCCACAAGGACTCGCGATCGCCCACAAACTGCTCGAAAAAGCGGATGTCATGATGAGTTCATTTCGCCCAGGCGTCCTCGACCGCCTCGGCCTAGGATACGAAGCGTGTGTTGCGATCAATCCACGCCTGATTTATGCAACCGCCTCCGCACTCGGCCCCAAAGGTCCAGATGCGGAACGTCCTGGAGTCGACCTCGTGGCACAAGCGATGGGAGGGCTCATCTCAACAATCGGCCAAGACAATGAGTTTCCTTCACCAGTTGGCGCAGTCATTGGTGATAGTGCAGGAGGGCAGAATCTCTGTATTGGTATTCTTGCTGCACTCTTTGCTCGTACACACACTGGTCGTGGACAGCGAGTCGACGCTTCACTCATTGGCGGGCAGATCTGGGCTCAAGCAGGAGAATTGTCATATCAGCTCCTTGGTGGTGTCACTCCAGGTCGGGCCAATCGTGGCCATGCGGCGCTCCCCATTCTTTATCGCGTGTTTCGCACTGCCGACGGCTATATGGTTATCGCTGGAGTGAATGACAACGAATGGCCGGCGTTCGTACGCGCCATTGAACGTCCAGAGCTTGAGCACGATCCGCGTTTCGCAAATCTCCAGTTACGCGCGGTCAACATGGCTGCGCTTCTAGCCGTTCTCGATCCACTATTCGCGACCCGTAGGACTGCCGAGTGGTGCAAACGCATGAAGGCGGCTGACCAACGTTTTGGTCCGGTCAACAGCTATGCCGACGTTGCGAACTATGACCAGCTCTACGCCAATGGCTATCTCCGTATCGTCAATCACCCGGAATGGGGGCCAACGAAATCGATTGGCAACCCAATCTCTCTGAGTGAGACACCAGCCGCGCCCGGCGATTGGGCACCAGAATTGGGGCAACACACAGAGGAAGTACTCGTTGATGCTGGGTATACGTGGGACCAGATCGAGCAACTCAGAACACAGGAAATCATCTAA
- a CDS encoding LLM class flavin-dependent oxidoreductase has protein sequence MDFGVCVLAKPGRCAQDAKLAEECGFSQVWVSDTQMMAGDPYLCLGLIAHQTKRIKLGTGVSVVGTRIPPVTANSIATLNELAPGRVILGIGTGNSAWRAMGMAPRPLKDFREEIRVIRSLLHGAEVDFQHGTDRRAVKFFHQGQGFMNTRDAVAIHVAANAPQAMHLAGEIGDGFITSRTNSLEGWQQTWAQVRQGAEQAGRNPNSLYTTLLTTSCLLRAGEGYDSPRVKMAAGPWAMLAMHALYERVQNPTAAPDAIRPIFSHYQTFIDEQKRRLGDRYYLTLHDGHGLYLQPEEERFVTPDVVRATTMTAMPEELLERLHALERAGVKQVAFLPATDTFGEFVREFSEKVIARF, from the coding sequence ATGGACTTTGGCGTATGTGTGTTGGCCAAGCCCGGTCGCTGTGCGCAAGATGCGAAACTCGCGGAAGAGTGTGGCTTCTCACAGGTGTGGGTAAGCGATACACAAATGATGGCTGGTGACCCCTACCTGTGTCTCGGCCTCATTGCTCACCAGACGAAACGGATCAAACTCGGGACCGGGGTGTCAGTCGTAGGCACTCGCATACCACCGGTCACGGCAAATTCCATAGCCACACTGAATGAGCTTGCCCCTGGTCGTGTCATTCTCGGCATTGGTACCGGCAATAGCGCGTGGCGGGCGATGGGTATGGCTCCACGGCCACTGAAAGACTTTCGTGAAGAGATTCGTGTCATTCGGAGTTTGTTACATGGAGCGGAGGTCGACTTCCAGCACGGCACGGACCGCCGTGCCGTGAAGTTCTTCCATCAGGGACAGGGCTTCATGAATACACGCGATGCCGTTGCTATTCATGTTGCCGCCAATGCTCCGCAGGCAATGCACCTTGCCGGAGAAATCGGCGACGGATTCATTACGTCACGGACAAATTCACTTGAAGGTTGGCAGCAGACCTGGGCGCAGGTCCGACAGGGCGCAGAGCAAGCAGGCAGGAATCCCAACTCGCTGTATACGACGCTGCTCACCACCTCCTGCTTGCTACGAGCTGGGGAAGGCTACGATTCACCAAGAGTGAAAATGGCTGCGGGACCATGGGCCATGTTGGCGATGCACGCACTGTATGAGCGAGTACAAAATCCAACTGCAGCCCCAGATGCGATTCGGCCAATCTTCTCGCACTATCAAACATTCATCGATGAGCAGAAACGTCGCCTCGGTGATCGCTATTACCTGACACTCCACGACGGGCACGGTTTATATCTCCAGCCTGAAGAGGAACGCTTTGTCACTCCCGACGTCGTGCGAGCCACGACCATGACTGCCATGCCTGAAGAGCTGTTAGAACGACTTCATGCTTTAGAGCGTGCTGGAGTGAAACAGGTCGCCTTTCTCCCGGCGACCGATACATTCGGTGAGTTTGTGCGCGAGTTCAGCGAGAAGGTAATCGCGAGATTCTAA
- a CDS encoding alpha/beta hydrolase, which produces MDLFSDQFSARALGDWVVVVVSRCVRALKGDRRVPGYQDKFVTVNGLRLHYLDWGTEGKPPLVLLHGGSAYAHWWDFVAPDLATDFHVYAPDQRGHGDSDHTRPPAYATRHYVSDLREFMLALGLQKPVLMGHSMGGHNSVIFATQYAQDLRALILVDTDATYPEAAVEFLRKLGEKPAKEFDSFAMAVSRFRVLPAESVMSTERLHYIASFAFKERSDGKWVSKLDRNTLFREPVDGLPLLGQITCPTLVVRAENTPVLSDRKVERLVGGLPHARWTEVKNSYHHVMLDNPDGLVKVVQEFLTTQAIG; this is translated from the coding sequence GTGGATCTTTTTAGCGATCAGTTTTCCGCTCGAGCTCTTGGCGATTGGGTTGTTGTGGTGGTATCGCGATGTGTTCGTGCGTTGAAAGGAGACCGACGAGTGCCTGGCTATCAAGATAAATTTGTCACGGTGAACGGTTTACGGCTGCATTATCTAGATTGGGGAACTGAAGGAAAGCCTCCGCTCGTGCTTCTGCATGGTGGTTCAGCCTATGCCCATTGGTGGGACTTTGTTGCTCCTGACCTCGCAACGGATTTTCATGTGTATGCTCCCGATCAACGTGGGCATGGTGATAGCGACCACACGCGGCCACCGGCGTACGCGACTCGTCACTATGTGAGTGATTTGCGCGAGTTTATGCTTGCACTGGGGTTGCAGAAGCCCGTGCTGATGGGGCACTCGATGGGTGGGCACAACTCGGTCATTTTTGCCACGCAGTATGCGCAGGATTTGCGTGCGCTGATTTTAGTCGATACTGATGCGACCTACCCCGAGGCTGCGGTCGAGTTTCTCCGCAAGTTAGGTGAGAAGCCAGCAAAAGAGTTTGATTCATTTGCAATGGCAGTGAGCCGTTTTCGCGTATTACCGGCCGAGTCCGTGATGTCGACGGAACGGCTACATTACATCGCGTCCTTCGCTTTCAAAGAACGGTCAGATGGGAAATGGGTGTCGAAGCTTGACCGTAACACGTTGTTCCGTGAACCAGTCGATGGGCTACCGCTACTGGGACAGATTACGTGTCCCACACTCGTTGTGCGAGCGGAGAATACACCGGTACTATCGGACCGGAAGGTCGAACGACTCGTGGGTGGTCTTCCCCATGCCCGCTGGACCGAGGTGAAGAACTCTTATCATCATGTGATGCTCGATAACCCTGACGGATTGGTGAAGGTCGTGCAGGAGTTTTTAACAACCCAGGCTATAGGTTAA
- a CDS encoding response regulator: MKTLLLADDEANLRMLARITLDDPDYRIIEAADGTTALSLARAEHPDLLVLDWMMPGLTGIEVALLLRQDPSTSDIPIIMLTAKGQSADKEQGQSWGAYAYLVKPFSPLELLEKVEAALQ; the protein is encoded by the coding sequence ATGAAAACCCTACTTCTTGCAGATGATGAAGCAAATCTGCGGATGTTGGCACGTATCACCTTGGATGATCCTGATTATCGTATCATTGAAGCTGCTGACGGAACAACCGCACTGTCCCTCGCTCGCGCCGAACATCCTGATCTCTTGGTCCTCGATTGGATGATGCCTGGCCTCACGGGGATAGAAGTTGCGCTGCTGCTGCGGCAGGACCCAAGCACGTCCGACATTCCTATCATCATGCTCACCGCAAAAGGTCAGTCAGCAGATAAGGAACAAGGGCAGAGCTGGGGAGCATACGCCTACCTCGTCAAGCCTTTTAGCCCTTTGGAATTACTAGAAAAAGTAGAAGCTGCGCTCCAATAA